One genomic window of Desulfovibrio psychrotolerans includes the following:
- a CDS encoding phosphotransacetylase family protein — protein sequence MAAGIYIGSTAGYSGKNMVVMGIGLRLQKEGLNVGYMKPVGAMPEERDGILGDEDAFFVQDILGQDAPANLVTPVVVTQDFKVRAFSGQCDDLMPAITNAYDTLKKDKDVMVVAGSGSMYSGRYCNVDGIRVVRELNLQAVVIDRLHKELNYDYLVVLKDTLGDNMAGVVLNDIPPNFMNEVDGLIRPFLEKNGVKVLGVIPKDPLMGAIKVGDLAERLGGKVISAQNKSDKVVENFLIGTMQVENFMTHFRKNKNSAIIVGGDRSDVQLVALEGNCPCLVLTGNLYPNDIILTRSEVLNIPIVVVRDDTYTVAKKMEIILSRHKLRDVIKIRQGAQLVSSSIDFGYLKERIGLK from the coding sequence ATGGCTGCCGGTATCTACATTGGTTCGACGGCCGGGTATTCCGGCAAGAACATGGTTGTCATGGGCATCGGGCTGCGCCTTCAGAAAGAAGGGCTGAACGTGGGCTACATGAAACCCGTTGGGGCCATGCCCGAAGAACGGGACGGCATCCTCGGTGACGAAGACGCCTTTTTCGTGCAGGATATTCTGGGGCAGGACGCCCCCGCCAATCTTGTCACGCCGGTAGTGGTCACGCAAGATTTCAAGGTCCGCGCCTTCAGCGGCCAGTGCGATGACCTCATGCCTGCCATCACCAATGCGTATGACACCTTAAAAAAAGATAAGGATGTCATGGTGGTCGCAGGCTCCGGTTCCATGTACTCAGGCCGCTACTGCAACGTGGACGGCATCCGGGTGGTCCGGGAACTGAACCTGCAGGCCGTCGTCATAGACCGCCTGCACAAAGAGTTGAACTACGACTATCTGGTGGTGCTCAAGGATACGCTGGGCGACAACATGGCAGGCGTGGTGCTGAACGACATCCCCCCCAACTTCATGAACGAGGTGGATGGCCTCATCCGTCCCTTCCTTGAGAAGAACGGGGTAAAGGTGCTGGGCGTCATCCCCAAAGACCCCCTCATGGGTGCCATAAAGGTGGGCGACCTCGCGGAACGGCTGGGCGGCAAGGTCATCTCCGCACAGAATAAGTCCGACAAGGTTGTGGAGAATTTCCTCATCGGCACCATGCAGGTGGAAAACTTCATGACCCACTTCCGCAAAAACAAAAATTCCGCGATCATTGTGGGCGGCGACCGGTCAGATGTGCAGCTCGTGGCACTGGAAGGCAACTGCCCCTGTCTGGTGCTCACGGGCAACCTCTACCCAAACGACATCATCCTCACCCGCTCAGAAGTGCTGAACATTCCCATCGTGGTGGTGCGGGACGATACCTACACCGTGGCCAAAAAGATGGAGATAATCCTCTCCCGCCACAAGCTGCGCGATGTCATAAAGATTCGTCAGGGCGCACAGCTGGTCAGTTCGTCCATAGACTTCGGCTACCTCAAGGAACGCATCGGACTAAAATAG
- the acs gene encoding acetate--CoA ligase alpha subunit encodes MDYHDNIAALFNPQSVAIVGASATTGKIGNVVFANLLQAGYSGRVYPVNPKSDTILGCPVVRNIAELPEGVDLAVLCIPPAEVAGAVDALGQRGVKAVVVITAGFREVGGDGWFMEEQVKNLANKHGIALLGPNCLGLINTGANLNTTFAVGQPRKGNIAFFSQSGALCVSILDWAQERNLGFSKFISIGNKAVLDESDILAYLAEDPDTKVIIGYVEGVESGQRFLKVARSVTREKPVIMIKSGKTSAGAKAASSHTGAMAGADQAYEAAFAQTGIIRVHALRDLFNLAQAFSHQPLPHGPNVAVVTNSGGPGILAADACELSRLIMASISAPAVEKLKAILPPFAAFYNPVDVIGDAKADRFAGAMEIVLQEENVHSMLVLVSPTARTGVDDVAREIVNVAKRHTKPVFACLMGGPAVAAGRDILLNAGIPCYDFPEPAIKAIEALSRYREWREHSLPVEVCYRRDIGRAKAILQQAREQGLQEIVEFQAHGLLKAYELPIPETRLCRTSDEAIAAARQIGFPVVLKIASPQISHKSDVGGVKVNLKSPEEVQAAFLDITSRAQRLRKEAYIMGCLVQGMVPGGKEVIIGFKRDPQFGPMIIFGLGGIYVEVLKDISCRLAPLSLGDAQAMIREIRSFPLLRGVRGEDAVNFTALEDILLIMSQLSLDFPEIYEAEFNPVLASSKGAWVADVRVILSPD; translated from the coding sequence ATGGATTATCATGACAATATAGCGGCCCTGTTCAATCCTCAAAGCGTAGCCATTGTCGGGGCTTCAGCCACAACAGGAAAAATCGGCAACGTGGTGTTCGCCAATCTTCTGCAGGCGGGCTACTCCGGCCGGGTATACCCGGTCAACCCCAAGTCGGATACTATACTTGGTTGCCCGGTGGTGCGCAACATAGCGGAACTTCCGGAAGGAGTAGACCTTGCCGTGCTGTGCATCCCCCCGGCAGAAGTTGCCGGGGCAGTGGATGCCCTTGGACAAAGAGGGGTTAAAGCCGTTGTCGTCATCACCGCCGGATTCCGCGAGGTAGGCGGCGACGGCTGGTTCATGGAAGAGCAAGTCAAAAATTTGGCTAACAAGCATGGTATAGCTCTGCTCGGCCCCAACTGTCTCGGCCTTATCAACACGGGGGCCAATCTTAATACCACGTTTGCCGTGGGGCAGCCCCGCAAAGGCAATATCGCGTTCTTCTCCCAGTCCGGCGCGCTCTGCGTTTCCATTCTGGATTGGGCGCAGGAGCGCAACCTCGGTTTTTCCAAATTTATCAGCATAGGCAACAAGGCTGTGCTGGATGAGTCGGACATTCTTGCCTATCTGGCGGAAGACCCGGATACAAAAGTCATAATCGGCTATGTAGAAGGCGTGGAATCCGGCCAGCGTTTTCTCAAGGTGGCCCGTAGCGTCACCCGCGAAAAACCCGTCATCATGATCAAATCCGGCAAAACCAGTGCGGGTGCCAAAGCCGCCTCATCCCACACAGGGGCTATGGCCGGAGCAGATCAGGCATATGAGGCCGCCTTTGCCCAGACAGGCATCATCCGGGTGCATGCCCTGCGCGATCTGTTCAATCTGGCGCAGGCTTTTTCGCACCAGCCGCTGCCCCACGGTCCCAATGTTGCCGTGGTAACCAATTCCGGCGGCCCCGGCATTCTGGCGGCAGATGCCTGCGAACTTTCGCGTCTCATCATGGCCTCCATTTCTGCCCCCGCCGTGGAAAAACTCAAGGCCATACTGCCCCCGTTCGCCGCCTTCTATAATCCGGTGGATGTCATAGGCGATGCCAAGGCGGACCGTTTCGCGGGAGCCATGGAAATAGTGCTGCAAGAAGAAAACGTGCACTCCATGCTCGTGCTTGTCTCTCCCACCGCCCGCACGGGCGTGGACGATGTTGCGCGCGAGATTGTCAACGTGGCCAAGCGGCACACCAAACCCGTCTTTGCCTGCCTCATGGGCGGCCCTGCGGTTGCGGCAGGCCGCGATATCCTGCTCAACGCGGGCATCCCCTGCTACGACTTTCCCGAACCGGCCATTAAGGCCATAGAGGCCCTCAGCCGCTACCGCGAATGGCGGGAACACTCCCTGCCAGTAGAAGTTTGCTACCGCCGGGATATCGGCAGGGCCAAAGCTATCCTTCAGCAGGCCAGAGAGCAGGGGCTGCAGGAAATCGTGGAATTTCAGGCCCATGGACTGCTCAAGGCGTATGAACTGCCCATTCCGGAAACCCGCCTCTGCCGCACAAGTGACGAGGCCATCGCCGCTGCACGGCAGATAGGCTTTCCCGTGGTGCTGAAGATTGCCTCGCCCCAAATCTCGCACAAAAGCGACGTGGGCGGCGTCAAAGTCAATCTCAAGTCGCCGGAAGAGGTTCAGGCCGCCTTTCTGGATATCACCTCACGCGCGCAGCGCCTGCGCAAGGAAGCCTACATCATGGGCTGTCTGGTGCAGGGAATGGTACCGGGCGGCAAGGAGGTAATCATCGGCTTCAAGCGCGACCCGCAGTTCGGCCCCATGATCATCTTCGGGCTGGGCGGCATCTACGTGGAAGTACTCAAAGACATTTCCTGCAGACTTGCGCCCCTCTCGCTGGGAGATGCACAGGCCATGATACGAGAAATCCGCTCGTTCCCCCTCCTGCGCGGGGTACGGGGAGAAGATGCGGTCAACTTTACCGCCCTTGAAGACATTCTTTTAATAATGTCACAATTATCGCTTGATTTTCCAGAGATTTATGAGGCAGAATTCAATCCCGTCCTTGCCAGCAGCAAGGGCGCTTGGGTGGCGGATGTGCGCGTCATTCTCTCCCCCGACTAG
- the rnc gene encoding ribonuclease III — MVKKLSILQESIHYRFKQVKLLETALTHSSHANEQGTGGEHNERLEFLGDAVLELCVSERLFSMFPQAREGHLTRMRAKLVSKPSLAEIALELKLESCLMLGRGEESQGGRDRHSLLSDALEAVLGAVFEDGGYAAALGVVDVLFSSRWPEEPEGGKSKDYKSRLQELTQKRFRERPVYSLSGSSGPEHAKVFEVSLALPDGRVLIAEGPSVKRAEQKAAGIALRQLEADADQ; from the coding sequence ATGGTGAAAAAACTGTCGATACTACAGGAATCTATCCACTATCGCTTCAAGCAAGTCAAGCTGCTGGAGACGGCGTTGACGCACAGTTCCCATGCCAATGAGCAGGGAACGGGCGGTGAACATAATGAACGATTGGAGTTTTTGGGCGATGCCGTGCTTGAGCTGTGCGTTTCTGAACGACTGTTCAGCATGTTTCCTCAGGCCCGGGAAGGCCACCTGACGCGCATGCGCGCAAAGCTTGTGAGCAAGCCTTCTCTGGCGGAGATTGCGCTGGAACTGAAGCTGGAATCCTGCTTGATGCTGGGCAGGGGAGAGGAAAGCCAGGGCGGGCGCGACAGGCATTCGCTGCTGAGCGATGCGCTGGAGGCCGTGCTTGGCGCGGTGTTTGAAGACGGAGGATATGCGGCGGCGCTGGGAGTGGTGGATGTGCTCTTTTCTTCCCGCTGGCCGGAGGAACCCGAAGGCGGGAAAAGCAAGGATTATAAAAGCAGATTGCAGGAACTTACACAGAAGCGCTTCAGGGAGCGGCCTGTGTATTCCCTTTCCGGAAGCAGCGGCCCGGAGCATGCCAAGGTGTTTGAGGTATCATTGGCGCTGCCGGATGGCCGTGTGCTAATTGCCGAAGGCCCCAGTGTGAAGCGGGCCGAGCAGAAAGCGGCGGGCATTGCCTTGCGGCAACTGGAAGCAGACGCCGACCAATGA